The following proteins come from a genomic window of Neofelis nebulosa isolate mNeoNeb1 chromosome 5, mNeoNeb1.pri, whole genome shotgun sequence:
- the LOC131512498 gene encoding large ribosomal subunit protein eL21-like, with amino-acid sequence MTNTKGKRRGTRYMFSRPFRKHGVVPLATYMRIYKKGDIVDIKGMGTVQKGMLHKCYHGKTGRVYNVTQHAVGIVVNKQVKGKILAKRINVRIEHIKHSKSRDSFLKRVKENDQKKKEAKEKGTWVQLKRQPAPPREAHFVRTNGKEPELLEPIPYEFMA; translated from the coding sequence ATGAccaacacaaagggaaagaggagaggtacTCGCTATATGTTCTCTAGGCCTTTTAGAAAACATGGAGTTGTTCCTTTGGCAACATACATGCGAATCTACAAGAAAGGTGATATTGTGGACATCAAGGGAATGGGCACTGTTCAAAAAGGAATGCTCCACAAATGTTACCACGGCAAAACTGGAAGAGTCTACAATGTTACCCAGCATGCTGTTGGCATTGTTGTCAACAAACAAGTTAAGGGCAAGATTCTTGCTAAGAGAATTAATGTACGTATCGAGCACATTAAGCACTCAAAGAGCCGAGACAGCTTCCTGAAGCGCGTAaaggaaaatgatcagaaaaagaaggaagccaaggagaaaggtaCTTGGGTTCAACTGAAGCGCCAGCCTGCCCCACCCAGAGAAGCACACTTTGTGAGAACCAATGGAAAGGAGCCTGAGCTGTTGGAACCCATTCC